A single uncultured Acetobacterium sp. DNA region contains:
- a CDS encoding M20/M25/M40 family metallo-hydrolase encodes MSGLDKNIKEAIQTISNQLYPEMILFAQKLVQTPSISGTEFDLSALNMAEMEKLGYDEVFRDSHGNVVGLVKGTEPGPTIMYNSHMDHVSPGDAANWEGYDPYGGVIDVCTVDSQNKQPDEAECIHGRGASDVKCGEAVQIYTGGLLVKLREQGFPVKGTFMFAGVVQEEPAEMVGMLHLVDKTFPEKGLDYDAMVSSEATSLKLYCGHRGRVEMLINVYGRTSHGSAPWLGINAIYKAIPLITRIKEELYPGLPTDPELGQASISLNIIECSPGALSIVPDRCMLSLDRRTLPGETAESAMAQIQEIINELAEKDPEFKADVAVKSAEEISYTGLAYNVPKDMDPWKISTEHAFVKAATDALVAVGQTVEYGYWDFGTDASKTCGIDRKPTIGYSPMQEQYAHTPYDKCRTDFMKIALEGNAAIYLNTSQQGPEAFEKVEWK; translated from the coding sequence ATGAGTGGATTGGATAAGAACATAAAAGAAGCAATTCAAACAATTTCGAATCAACTATACCCGGAGATGATATTATTTGCCCAAAAATTGGTGCAGACACCGAGCATCAGCGGAACCGAATTTGATTTGTCAGCGTTGAATATGGCTGAGATGGAAAAACTGGGATATGATGAGGTATTCCGGGATAGTCACGGGAATGTGGTGGGACTGGTAAAGGGAACCGAACCGGGACCAACGATTATGTATAATTCGCATATGGATCACGTCAGCCCTGGCGATGCGGCAAATTGGGAAGGATACGATCCTTATGGCGGGGTCATCGACGTCTGCACGGTTGATTCACAAAATAAACAGCCGGATGAAGCAGAATGCATTCACGGCCGGGGTGCTTCGGATGTTAAATGTGGGGAAGCCGTTCAAATTTATACGGGTGGACTATTGGTAAAACTTCGGGAACAGGGTTTTCCAGTCAAAGGAACCTTTATGTTTGCCGGCGTGGTTCAGGAAGAACCGGCAGAAATGGTGGGCATGCTGCATCTGGTTGATAAAACATTTCCGGAAAAAGGATTGGATTATGATGCCATGGTATCGTCAGAAGCGACGTCACTGAAATTATATTGCGGTCATCGCGGACGGGTGGAAATGCTGATTAATGTCTATGGCAGAACTTCCCATGGCAGCGCCCCATGGTTGGGAATTAACGCCATTTATAAAGCGATTCCATTAATTACCCGGATTAAGGAAGAACTGTATCCGGGGCTTCCCACCGACCCGGAACTCGGGCAAGCTTCGATCTCGTTGAACATTATTGAATGTTCACCAGGGGCGCTATCAATCGTTCCCGATCGTTGCATGTTGTCGCTTGATCGCCGCACGTTGCCGGGCGAAACGGCGGAATCGGCGATGGCTCAGATCCAGGAAATAATTAACGAACTCGCCGAAAAAGATCCGGAATTCAAAGCGGATGTAGCAGTAAAAAGTGCCGAGGAAATATCGTATACTGGTTTAGCCTATAATGTGCCAAAAGATATGGACCCCTGGAAAATCAGCACCGAACATGCTTTTGTAAAAGCGGCGACAGACGCCCTGGTAGCAGTCGGTCAAACAGTGGAATATGGTTATTGGGATTTTGGCACCGACGCCAGTAAAACCTGCGGCATTGACCGAAAGCCAACCATCGGCTATTCACCGATGCAGGAACAATATGCCCATACACCCTATGATAAATGCCGAACCGACTTTATGAAAATCGCTTTGGAAGGCAATGCGGCCATTTATTTAAACACATCGCAGCAGGGACCGGAAGCATTCGAAAAAGTCGAATGGAAATAA
- a CDS encoding M20/M25/M40 family metallo-hydrolase: protein MNKLENINNVINTLAEKLESEVVDFCQRLIRVPALSGEEKGVADLYLAEMEKLEYDNYFRDKWGNVIGIIDGTEPGPAIMYNAHLDHVDTGDLSEWEGYDPYGAEIDENEMENQDRDGYELVKVIHGRAAADVKAGGACQIYSGKILLELRKMGYPIKGRYIFTGVVLEEPAEQLGMVKLVEDTFPEAGITYDGVVSCEATALKLYLGHRGRVELKVTISGVTSHGSAPWLGINAVNKSTKLIDCVEDYLAKNHGTDEDLGNSSIALTIIDCTPGAMCIVPDRCHITYDRRFVPGETYDGCVKEVQDIIDQLSKEDPDFRATVEIATVPRTTYTGLTVAIPNVKEAWKISPEHVFTKAAAAGLEAVNQPVKYGYWDFGTDLSVISGREKKPAVGYSPMQEFYCHRPIDKVRIDYMVKALAGNVSIFRELTKLNKADFLL from the coding sequence ATGAATAAGTTGGAAAATATAAATAATGTCATTAACACACTCGCTGAAAAACTGGAATCGGAAGTTGTCGATTTTTGTCAGAGACTAATTCGGGTGCCAGCCCTGTCCGGTGAAGAAAAAGGTGTGGCAGATTTGTATTTAGCAGAAATGGAAAAGCTGGAGTATGACAACTATTTTCGAGATAAATGGGGAAATGTCATCGGCATTATTGATGGGACAGAACCGGGACCGGCGATTATGTACAATGCGCATCTGGACCATGTGGATACCGGAGATCTCAGCGAGTGGGAAGGCTACGATCCATATGGAGCAGAAATAGATGAAAATGAAATGGAAAACCAGGACAGAGACGGTTATGAGTTGGTAAAGGTCATCCATGGCCGGGCAGCAGCAGACGTAAAAGCTGGCGGGGCTTGCCAAATCTATTCGGGTAAAATCCTGCTTGAACTTCGGAAGATGGGTTATCCAATCAAAGGTCGTTATATCTTTACCGGTGTTGTATTGGAGGAACCGGCAGAACAGCTGGGGATGGTTAAGTTGGTGGAAGATACCTTCCCGGAAGCGGGCATCACCTATGATGGGGTGGTCTCCTGTGAGGCAACCGCATTGAAATTATATCTGGGGCATCGGGGACGGGTTGAGCTGAAAGTGACCATCTCCGGGGTAACCTCCCACGGCAGTGCGCCATGGCTGGGAATCAATGCTGTCAATAAATCGACCAAACTCATTGATTGCGTTGAAGACTATCTGGCCAAAAATCATGGCACCGATGAAGATCTTGGCAATTCAAGCATTGCCCTTACGATCATTGACTGTACTCCAGGAGCGATGTGTATTGTCCCGGATCGCTGCCATATTACCTATGATCGACGGTTTGTTCCCGGGGAAACCTATGATGGCTGTGTCAAAGAGGTTCAGGATATTATTGATCAGCTATCAAAAGAAGATCCTGATTTTAGAGCGACGGTGGAAATTGCAACGGTGCCAAGAACTACGTACACCGGCTTAACGGTTGCCATCCCCAATGTCAAAGAAGCCTGGAAAATCAGTCCCGAGCATGTCTTTACAAAAGCCGCGGCAGCAGGGCTTGAAGCTGTCAATCAGCCAGTTAAGTATGGCTATTGGGATTTCGGTACCGATTTATCGGTGATCAGCGGCAGAGAGAAAAAACCAGCAGTGGGTTATTCGCCGATGCAGGAGTTTTATTGTCATCGCCCTATCGACAAGGTCAGAATTGATTATATGGTTAAAGCGCTGGCTGGTAATGTTTCAATTTTTAGAGAATTAACTAAACTGAATAAAGCAGATTTTCTACTTTAA
- a CDS encoding iron-containing alcohol dehydrogenase family protein has translation MNQYYYMPTRVVMGDDCIGNNSKLFASLGKKALIVTGLHSAKINGSQDDIIKALDAEKIDYLVFDKIKSNPTIAIIYEGAAVAKENKIDFIIAIGGGSPMDAAKGIALLAAQNISEENLFSGSYENKILPMAFVPTTSGTGSEVTKYSILTNDKAQTKTSIATELIFPTIAFLDAKYTDKLSVEVTINTAIDALSHAIEGMLSVKSSMITNALAEKSTQLIMGCVPEMLKAIESPTAPAFSPQTRENLLQASFLAGVVIAQTGTTAVHAMGYSLTYFKHIDHGKANGILLAEYLRLVEKERPDLSTEILLAMNLDNVDEFKSLIKQLLGEEQISPDEIKQYSEMAIQTANIGNCMVKPTKENIAEMLEQSLRCL, from the coding sequence ATGAATCAATATTATTACATGCCTACCCGCGTTGTTATGGGAGACGATTGTATTGGCAACAACAGTAAACTGTTTGCTTCCCTGGGGAAAAAAGCCCTGATTGTGACGGGGCTGCATTCAGCAAAAATCAACGGTTCCCAGGACGATATTATCAAAGCCCTGGACGCCGAGAAAATTGACTATCTGGTGTTTGATAAAATCAAGAGCAACCCTACCATCGCCATTATTTATGAGGGGGCGGCAGTAGCCAAAGAAAACAAGATTGATTTTATTATTGCCATCGGTGGCGGCTCGCCCATGGATGCAGCCAAAGGAATTGCGCTATTGGCGGCTCAGAATATCTCTGAAGAAAATTTATTTTCAGGTAGCTATGAAAACAAAATCCTGCCAATGGCTTTCGTACCAACGACGTCGGGTACGGGTTCCGAGGTTACCAAATACTCAATTTTAACCAACGATAAGGCTCAGACCAAAACGAGTATTGCGACGGAATTGATTTTTCCGACGATTGCCTTTCTGGATGCAAAATACACCGATAAATTATCGGTTGAGGTCACCATCAATACGGCCATTGATGCGTTATCCCATGCCATTGAAGGGATGCTGTCGGTGAAATCATCAATGATTACCAATGCGCTTGCGGAAAAAAGCACCCAACTGATCATGGGCTGTGTTCCAGAAATGCTAAAAGCAATTGAATCACCGACGGCACCAGCTTTTTCACCACAGACCAGAGAAAATCTGCTTCAGGCATCATTTCTGGCGGGGGTGGTTATCGCGCAGACCGGAACCACCGCGGTTCATGCAATGGGCTACTCACTGACATATTTTAAACACATCGATCATGGTAAAGCCAATGGTATTTTGTTAGCAGAATATTTAAGACTGGTGGAAAAAGAACGGCCAGATTTATCGACGGAGATTTTGCTGGCGATGAATCTGGATAATGTCGATGAATTTAAAAGCTTGATAAAACAGCTTCTGGGTGAAGAACAGATCAGTCCGGATGAGATCAAACAGTACAGTGAAATGGCCATTCAAACGGCAAACATTGGCAATTGTATGGTTAAACCAACCAAAGAAAATATCGCTGAGATGCTTGAACAATCGTTGCGATGCCTGTAA
- a CDS encoding aminotransferase class III-fold pyridoxal phosphate-dependent enzyme, translated as MELELKTVQAICETSKKYNLHSWSAQGALKPKVMVGGEGIYFWDGDGKRYYDMSSQLVNLNIGYGNKKVIEAIQEQAGRLAFSSPSFAIDVRSQLAKMVIEIAPDNMGKIFFTLGGADANENAIKMAKMVTGRNKIFSRYRSYHGSTYGAANLTGEPRRYACEPGIPGFIKFFDPYVYRAPVAFENEEAATKYYIGQLREQIIYEGRNSVAAIVLETITGSNGVIIPPKGYLQGVREICDEFGIMMICDEVMTGWGRTGEWFAVNHYGVKPDMITFAKGITCGYAPIGGAIVSQAIANFFDNNTLSCGLTYSAHPLGCAAGIATIEYYKEAGLMNQAKVRGVLLGTLLEKIKEKHRCVGDVRYIGLFSSIELVKDKKTREPLVPYGMDPEKIMGKIIGMLSEKGFSTYSHENVLIVAPPLIITEQELTDAMAIMDQVLSEVDKMIEA; from the coding sequence ATGGAACTTGAATTAAAAACGGTACAGGCTATTTGTGAAACATCAAAAAAATACAATTTGCATTCTTGGAGTGCCCAAGGGGCGTTGAAACCCAAAGTCATGGTTGGCGGTGAAGGCATTTATTTTTGGGACGGGGATGGAAAGCGTTATTACGATATGTCTTCCCAATTGGTTAATTTAAATATTGGCTACGGCAATAAAAAAGTTATCGAAGCTATTCAGGAACAAGCAGGAAGATTGGCGTTTTCCTCACCATCCTTTGCGATTGATGTACGCTCCCAGTTAGCTAAAATGGTCATCGAGATTGCCCCTGATAACATGGGAAAAATCTTCTTTACCTTAGGCGGAGCTGATGCAAATGAAAATGCAATTAAGATGGCCAAGATGGTAACGGGAAGAAATAAAATATTTTCCCGATACCGTTCCTATCATGGATCGACCTATGGTGCCGCCAATTTAACCGGGGAACCCAGAAGATATGCTTGTGAACCAGGAATTCCCGGCTTTATCAAATTTTTCGATCCCTATGTTTACAGAGCGCCGGTTGCATTTGAAAATGAAGAAGCGGCCACAAAATATTATATTGGACAGTTGCGCGAACAGATTATCTATGAAGGTCGAAATTCGGTAGCAGCCATCGTCTTAGAAACAATTACCGGAAGCAATGGTGTAATTATTCCGCCAAAAGGATATTTGCAGGGCGTACGGGAAATATGTGATGAGTTTGGGATTATGATGATCTGTGATGAGGTGATGACCGGATGGGGACGTACCGGTGAGTGGTTTGCAGTCAATCATTATGGCGTAAAGCCAGATATGATCACCTTCGCTAAAGGGATAACCTGCGGATATGCTCCCATTGGAGGCGCCATTGTCAGCCAGGCGATTGCCAATTTCTTTGATAATAATACATTAAGTTGTGGTTTAACATATTCTGCCCATCCATTGGGATGTGCAGCCGGAATCGCCACCATTGAATACTATAAAGAAGCAGGATTAATGAACCAGGCAAAGGTGCGCGGGGTTCTGCTGGGAACGTTATTGGAAAAAATCAAAGAAAAGCATCGCTGTGTTGGCGACGTAAGATATATTGGGTTGTTCTCCTCCATTGAGTTGGTTAAAGACAAAAAAACCAGGGAACCACTTGTTCCCTATGGCATGGACCCGGAAAAAATAATGGGCAAAATAATCGGCATGTTATCAGAAAAGGGTTTTAGTACCTATTCCCATGAAAATGTTTTAATTGTCGCACCGCCACTGATTATCACCGAGCAGGAATTAACGGATGCGATGGCGATAATGGATCAGGTGTTAAGCGAAGTCGACAAGATGATCGAGGCGTAA
- a CDS encoding PucR family transcriptional regulator ligand-binding domain-containing protein, with protein MAITLNHLCKYSKENYGMNLICGDEKLNNLVNWVHMLEDPETAGFLHGQELIFSTGIGHSNTDWLIAFAEGLIEHQASGLVLNIGPYIKAVPEDLIEFCSKMKFPLFTIPWKTRIVDITNDFCRKIIKAEENEVTVAGAFRDAIFFPEKSLQYRSVLERKEFDLDAEYHVVALSLKDTGNGRLFDFDKKIRMQLMSILYQSSDRFNIFRQDQYLIIVLQNFSQHVIENAIRTLYELCLVRFPQYMIHGGIGAGENGILSLAKNYKRAIAVLHLAEKQQEVIKSYNDIGFYQLLIEVEDTNVLKRFYKDTLGQLEDYDRKNQTDYLDTLKAYLLSNGSIQEVAKTTYVHRNTVNYKIKKIKEILQCELTYQNGLELILALNIKEIM; from the coding sequence ATGGCGATCACGCTCAATCATTTATGCAAATATTCAAAAGAAAACTATGGAATGAATCTTATTTGCGGTGATGAAAAATTGAATAACCTCGTTAATTGGGTTCACATGCTTGAAGATCCTGAAACAGCGGGTTTTCTTCATGGCCAGGAATTAATTTTTTCAACCGGAATCGGGCATTCAAACACCGATTGGTTAATCGCGTTTGCAGAGGGATTGATTGAACACCAGGCAAGTGGGTTAGTTCTGAATATAGGGCCCTATATCAAAGCAGTACCAGAGGATTTGATTGAATTTTGTAGCAAAATGAAATTTCCGTTGTTTACAATACCATGGAAAACACGAATTGTGGATATTACCAATGATTTTTGCAGAAAAATTATTAAAGCAGAAGAAAATGAAGTAACCGTTGCCGGGGCGTTTCGGGATGCCATCTTTTTTCCTGAAAAAAGTTTACAGTATCGCTCTGTATTGGAACGGAAAGAATTTGATCTGGATGCTGAGTATCATGTTGTTGCCTTATCACTCAAAGACACTGGAAATGGAAGGTTATTTGATTTTGATAAAAAAATCAGAATGCAGTTAATGAGTATCTTATATCAGAGCAGTGATCGATTTAATATCTTTAGGCAGGATCAGTATTTGATAATTGTACTTCAAAATTTTTCGCAGCATGTCATTGAAAATGCGATCAGAACGCTGTATGAATTATGTTTGGTGCGATTTCCCCAATATATGATCCATGGCGGAATCGGTGCGGGTGAAAATGGAATTTTGTCGTTAGCAAAAAATTACAAAAGGGCAATCGCCGTATTGCATCTTGCAGAAAAGCAGCAGGAGGTTATTAAGTCGTATAATGATATTGGGTTTTATCAACTGCTGATTGAAGTTGAGGATACCAATGTGTTAAAGCGGTTCTATAAAGATACCTTGGGACAGTTAGAAGATTATGACCGTAAAAATCAAACGGATTATCTTGACACCCTAAAAGCGTATTTGCTTAGCAACGGGAGTATCCAAGAAGTAGCAAAAACAACTTATGTGCATCGGAATACGGTGAATTATAAAATAAAAAAAATCAAAGAAATATTGCAATGCGAGCTGACGTACCAGAATGGTTTAGAGCTGATTTTAGCCTTAAATATCAAAGAAATCATGTAG
- a CDS encoding metallopeptidase family protein produces MYTIDETETMLNEIAEEIPQELYNELNGGIVLKEEAKLHPQNKAKDLFVLGEYHRDSRLGNYIAIYYGSFVQTFGNESLAEYKGQLRRVLKHEFLHHVEGLAGVQDLEVEDAIEIQNYLKMWDKDK; encoded by the coding sequence ATGTATACGATTGATGAAACAGAAACAATGTTAAATGAAATAGCGGAAGAAATTCCCCAAGAGCTATATAACGAGCTTAATGGCGGCATCGTCTTAAAAGAAGAGGCAAAACTGCATCCCCAAAACAAAGCCAAGGATCTGTTTGTTTTAGGGGAATACCATCGCGACAGCCGATTGGGGAATTATATAGCCATTTATTATGGCTCCTTTGTCCAAACCTTTGGCAATGAGTCGTTGGCGGAATATAAAGGTCAGTTAAGACGCGTATTAAAGCATGAATTTCTTCATCATGTGGAAGGCTTGGCTGGGGTGCAAGACCTGGAGGTCGAAGATGCAATAGAAATTCAGAACTATTTAAAAATGTGGGACAAGGATAAATAG